From one Staphylococcus kloosii genomic stretch:
- a CDS encoding YneF family protein has protein sequence MAIWLAVILIVIALIIGLVGGFFLARKYMMDYFKKNPPINEEMLRMMMMQMGQKPSQKKINQMMTMMNKNMDSNMKKSK, from the coding sequence ATGGCAATTTGGTTAGCAGTTATTTTAATCGTAATAGCACTAATCATAGGTTTAGTAGGTGGCTTCTTCCTAGCAAGAAAGTATATGATGGATTACTTCAAAAAGAACCCACCAATTAATGAAGAAATGTTACGTATGATGATGATGCAAATGGGTCAAAAACCATCTCAAAAGAAAATTAATCAAATGATGACAATGATGAATAAAAATATGGACAGTAACATGAAAAAGTCTAAATAA
- a CDS encoding catalase has translation MANNKKLTGLFGTPVSDRENSMTAGPRGPLLMQDWYFLEQMAHFDREVIPERRMHAKGSGAFGTFTVTNDITKYTCASIFSEVGKQTEMFARFSTVAGERGAADAERDIRGFALKFYTDEGNWDLVGNNTPVFFFRDPKLFASLNHAVKRDPRTNMRSAQNNWDFWTSLPEALHQVTILMTDRGIPKGFRNMHGFGSHTYSMYNDKGERVWVKFHHRTQQGIENLQPDEAAQTIAYDRESSQRDLFEAIENKDYPKWKMYIQVMTEEQARNHKDNPFDLTKVWYKGDYPLIEVGEFELNRNPDNYFQDVEQAAFAPTNIVPGLDFSPDKMLQGRIFSYGDAQRYRLGVNHWQIPVNQPKGVGIENICPFSRDGQMRILDNNQGGSTHYYPNSEGMFESQPEYKKPGLEVEGEAYEYDYRQDDDNYFEQPGKLFRLQSAEQQERIFENTANEMQGTTLEVQHRHIRHCYKADENYGKGVAKALGIDINDVDLQVAD, from the coding sequence ATGGCTAATAATAAAAAATTAACAGGTCTTTTTGGAACTCCAGTATCAGATAGAGAAAATTCAATGACAGCAGGCCCAAGAGGCCCATTATTAATGCAAGATTGGTACTTTTTAGAACAAATGGCTCATTTTGATAGAGAAGTAATTCCAGAAAGACGTATGCATGCTAAAGGCTCAGGTGCGTTTGGTACTTTTACTGTTACAAATGATATAACAAAATATACATGCGCAAGTATCTTTTCAGAAGTTGGCAAACAAACAGAAATGTTTGCGCGTTTTTCTACAGTAGCAGGTGAACGCGGTGCAGCCGATGCTGAACGTGATATTAGAGGTTTCGCATTGAAATTCTATACAGATGAAGGAAACTGGGATTTAGTTGGTAATAATACACCAGTGTTTTTCTTCAGAGATCCTAAGTTATTCGCAAGTTTAAACCATGCAGTTAAAAGAGATCCGCGAACAAATATGCGAAGTGCTCAAAATAACTGGGACTTTTGGACTTCATTACCTGAAGCGTTACACCAAGTTACAATTTTAATGACAGACAGAGGTATTCCAAAAGGTTTCCGTAATATGCATGGTTTCGGTTCACATACTTATTCAATGTATAATGATAAAGGTGAGCGTGTATGGGTTAAATTCCATCATAGAACTCAACAAGGCATTGAAAACCTGCAACCAGATGAAGCTGCTCAAACAATTGCTTACGATAGAGAATCTTCACAACGCGACTTATTTGAAGCGATTGAAAATAAAGATTATCCAAAATGGAAAATGTATATCCAAGTAATGACTGAGGAACAAGCACGTAACCATAAAGATAATCCGTTTGATTTAACAAAAGTATGGTATAAAGGAGATTATCCTTTAATTGAAGTAGGAGAGTTCGAATTAAATCGCAATCCTGACAATTATTTCCAAGACGTAGAACAAGCAGCATTTGCGCCAACTAACATAGTGCCAGGCCTTGATTTCTCACCTGACAAAATGTTACAAGGACGTATATTCTCATATGGTGATGCGCAACGTTATAGATTAGGTGTTAACCACTGGCAAATTCCAGTTAACCAACCTAAAGGTGTAGGCATAGAAAATATTTGTCCATTTAGTAGAGATGGTCAAATGAGAATTTTAGATAATAACCAAGGTGGTAGTACGCATTATTATCCTAATAGCGAAGGTATGTTTGAAAGCCAACCTGAATATAAAAAACCAGGTCTTGAAGTAGAAGGCGAAGCTTATGAATACGACTATAGACAAGATGATGACAATTACTTCGAACAACCGGGTAAATTATTTAGATTACAATCTGCAGAACAACAAGAACGCATTTTTGAAAATACAGCAAACGAAATGCAAGGTACTACATTAGAAGTTCAACATAGACATATTCGTCATTGCTATAAAGCAGACGAAAACTACGGTAAAGGTGTAGCAAAAGCATTAGGTATTGATATTAATGATGTAGACTTACAAGTTGCTGATTAA
- the guaC gene encoding GMP reductase produces MKIFDYEDIQLIPNKCIVNSRSECDTTIQFGPKSFKLPVVPANMQTVMNESLAEWFAQNDYFYIMHRFDEDARIPFINKMQEQGLFASISVGVKEREFGFVEQLKAENVIPEYITIDIAHGHSDSVINMIKHIKKHIPDTFVIAGNVGTPEGVRELENAGADATKVGIGPGRVCITKIKTGFGTGGWQLSALNHCSKAARKPIIADGGIRTHGDIAKSIRFGASMVMVGSLFAAHEESPGETVELEGKLYKEYFGSASEFQKGEHKNVEGKKMFVEHKGSLKDTLVEMQQDLQSSISYAGGKDLTSLRKVDYVIVRNSIFNGDRD; encoded by the coding sequence ATGAAAATTTTTGATTATGAAGATATCCAACTTATACCTAATAAATGTATAGTAAATAGTAGGTCAGAATGTGATACTACAATTCAATTTGGGCCTAAATCATTTAAGTTGCCTGTAGTTCCAGCTAATATGCAAACAGTTATGAATGAATCATTAGCTGAATGGTTTGCTCAAAACGATTATTTCTATATTATGCACCGTTTTGATGAAGATGCACGAATTCCATTTATTAATAAAATGCAGGAACAAGGTTTATTTGCTTCAATTTCAGTTGGGGTTAAAGAACGTGAATTTGGCTTTGTTGAACAACTTAAAGCAGAAAACGTAATTCCAGAGTACATTACAATTGATATAGCGCATGGTCATTCTGATTCAGTAATTAATATGATCAAGCATATCAAAAAACATATACCAGATACATTTGTTATTGCAGGTAATGTTGGTACTCCTGAGGGTGTACGTGAGCTAGAAAATGCAGGCGCAGATGCTACTAAAGTTGGTATTGGACCTGGACGTGTATGTATTACAAAAATTAAAACAGGATTTGGTACTGGTGGTTGGCAATTATCAGCATTAAATCATTGCAGTAAAGCTGCTCGTAAGCCAATTATTGCTGACGGTGGTATAAGAACACATGGTGATATTGCGAAATCTATACGTTTCGGAGCATCTATGGTAATGGTTGGCTCATTATTTGCTGCACACGAAGAGTCACCTGGTGAAACAGTTGAATTAGAAGGAAAACTATACAAAGAATACTTTGGAAGTGCTTCTGAATTCCAAAAAGGTGAACACAAAAACGTCGAAGGTAAAAAAATGTTTGTTGAACATAAAGGTTCTTTAAAAGATACTTTAGTAGAGATGCAACAAGATTTACAAAGTTCAATTTCATATGCAGGCGGTAAAGACTTAACTTCATTAAGAAAAGTAGATTATGTCATTGTACGTAACTCTATTTTTAATGGTGATAGAGACTAA
- a CDS encoding amino acid permease, with translation MAQNKLSRGLSSRHISMIAIGGAIGTGLFVATGSVVSQAGPGGAILAYLIIGIMLYFLMSSIGELATIYPVSGSFSSYSARFVDSSLGFTVGWLYWVIWVMVASVDIIIASSVLNYWEVFHFFSSVTWSIIFLVILFLLNIFSVKAFGEAEFWLSLIKVLTIIIFIIVGVLTIVGILGGKTYGLSNYSVGEAPFVGGISGFLGVLLIAGFSVGGTEVVAVTAGESDNPHRSMPKAIKQVFWRILLFYVLSIAVIAAIIPYTDPLLLNKSESANQSPFTIVFDRVGIAFAASVINAVILTSLLSAANSGLYTSSRMLFAMGQDKQAPKFLSSLNKGTKLPVPAILTTFVIVFAIIMLAQIQSNIVFTLLNIIGSLVIFVWGSSILAQVRLRKAIKKQNKDPDEVLPYKAPFYPIGPIIVIVALLFLFLGNTIGALLAGDIASLLRNIIPVVVLAIVYLVHKFMFKTKVVKLENIDLTNKY, from the coding sequence ATGGCACAAAATAAATTAAGTCGTGGCCTTAGTTCAAGGCATATTTCAATGATAGCTATTGGCGGCGCAATTGGGACTGGCCTCTTCGTAGCAACAGGAAGTGTCGTCTCTCAAGCTGGTCCAGGTGGCGCCATACTTGCATATTTAATTATAGGGATAATGTTATATTTCTTAATGTCATCTATCGGGGAGTTAGCTACTATATATCCTGTTTCAGGATCATTTAGCTCATATTCAGCGCGTTTTGTTGATAGTTCATTAGGATTTACAGTCGGATGGTTATATTGGGTCATTTGGGTAATGGTTGCTAGTGTTGATATTATCATTGCTTCAAGTGTTTTAAACTATTGGGAAGTTTTCCACTTTTTCTCATCAGTAACGTGGAGCATTATCTTTTTAGTAATATTATTTTTACTCAATATATTTTCCGTTAAAGCATTCGGTGAAGCAGAATTTTGGTTATCACTGATAAAAGTTTTGACGATAATTATATTTATTATTGTTGGAGTACTAACAATTGTAGGTATTTTAGGCGGTAAAACTTACGGTTTATCTAACTATTCTGTAGGCGAGGCTCCATTTGTCGGTGGGATTTCAGGATTTCTTGGCGTACTATTAATTGCAGGTTTCTCCGTAGGTGGTACGGAAGTGGTTGCGGTAACTGCAGGTGAGTCTGATAATCCACATCGTTCTATGCCGAAAGCAATTAAACAAGTTTTTTGGAGAATATTATTATTCTACGTATTATCAATTGCAGTGATTGCAGCTATCATTCCTTATACAGATCCTCTATTGTTAAATAAGAGTGAGTCTGCCAATCAAAGTCCATTCACAATAGTGTTTGACCGCGTTGGTATTGCATTTGCTGCTTCAGTAATAAACGCTGTAATTTTAACGTCATTATTATCAGCAGCTAACTCAGGGCTATATACTTCAAGCCGTATGTTATTTGCTATGGGACAAGATAAGCAAGCACCTAAGTTTTTATCAAGTCTAAATAAAGGGACAAAATTACCTGTTCCTGCTATATTAACAACATTTGTTATTGTTTTTGCGATTATTATGTTAGCCCAAATACAATCTAATATTGTATTTACTTTACTCAATATTATAGGCTCCTTGGTAATTTTCGTTTGGGGTTCTAGTATTTTAGCCCAAGTTAGATTAAGGAAAGCAATTAAGAAACAAAATAAAGATCCAGATGAAGTGTTACCATACAAAGCACCATTTTATCCTATAGGGCCGATTATCGTTATAGTAGCATTACTATTCTTGTTCTTGGGGAATACAATTGGCGCTTTATTAGCTGGTGATATTGCAAGTTTATTAAGAAATATCATTCCAGTCGTTGTATTAGCTATCGTATACTTAGTGCATAAATTTATGTTTAAAACTAAAGTCGTTAAACTAGAAAACATTGATTTAACAAATAAATATTAA
- a CDS encoding CcdC family protein, whose product MAYLVFSIIFAFMMGVVVIIVRMKAQNFPVNEKKIILPPFFMATGALMYVVPYFRLSGMEMLECLILGVLFSTILIWTSRFEVKGSEIYMKRSKAFPVILISLLLIRTLIKIFISNKIDPGELAGMFFLLAFCMIVPWRLAMLYKFKKVKKQIIN is encoded by the coding sequence TTGGCGTATTTAGTATTTTCGATAATATTTGCCTTTATGATGGGCGTCGTCGTAATAATCGTAAGAATGAAGGCTCAAAACTTTCCTGTTAATGAAAAGAAAATTATTTTACCGCCGTTTTTTATGGCAACTGGTGCGTTAATGTATGTAGTACCTTATTTTAGATTGTCAGGTATGGAAATGCTCGAATGTCTAATCTTAGGCGTTTTATTTTCAACTATATTAATATGGACTTCAAGATTTGAAGTAAAAGGCAGTGAAATATATATGAAACGTTCTAAAGCCTTTCCAGTTATTTTAATCTCACTATTATTAATTAGAACATTAATAAAAATCTTTATTAGTAATAAAATCGATCCTGGCGAATTAGCAGGCATGTTTTTCTTACTTGCGTTTTGTATGATAGTGCCTTGGAGATTAGCAATGTTGTATAAATTTAAGAAAGTAAAAAAACAAATAATAAATTAA
- the tkt gene encoding transketolase yields MFNKKDQLAVDTIRALSIDAVEQANSGHPGLPMGAAPMAYTLWTRHLNFNPQSKDYFNRDRFVLSAGHGSALLYSLLHVSGSLELEELKQFRQWGSKTPGHPEFRHTDGVEVTTGPLGQGLAMSVGLALAEKHLAGKFNKDDAKVVDHYTYVIASDGDLMEGISHEAASFAGHNKLDKLIVLYDSNDISLDGDLNKAFSEDVKKRFESYGWNHILVKDGNDLNEIDKAIEKAKGQDAPTIIEVKTVIGFGAPNKEGTHGVHGAPLGEDERKLALENYGLDPEQRFNVPEEVYEIFQENMLKRANENEEAWNKLVEEYASKYPELGEEFKLAISGKLPENYQDALPEYEAGHSGASRADSGEVIQAISKTVPSFFGGSADLAGSNKSNVKDSNDFSATTPEGKNIWFGVREFAMGAAVNGMAAHGGLHPYGATFFVFSDYLKPALRLSAIMGLNSTFIFTHDSIAVGEDGPTHEPVEQLAGLRAIPNMNVIRPADGNETRVAWEVALESEKTPTSLVLTRQNLTALDLPKEVVEEGVRKGAYVVYESEKDAEFLLLATGSEVNLAVEAAKDLDAQGKGVRVVSMPNWHAFDQQSDEYKESVIPSSITKRVAIEMASSLGWHKYVGTEGKVIGIDTFGASAPGDLVVEKYGFTKENILNQIQTF; encoded by the coding sequence ATGTTTAATAAAAAAGACCAATTAGCTGTTGATACTATTAGAGCTTTGAGTATCGATGCTGTTGAACAAGCAAACTCAGGACACCCAGGTTTACCTATGGGCGCAGCACCAATGGCGTATACTTTATGGACTCGCCACTTGAATTTCAATCCCCAATCAAAAGATTACTTTAACAGAGACCGCTTTGTATTATCTGCAGGTCATGGTTCTGCTTTACTTTACAGTTTATTACATGTATCAGGAAGTTTAGAACTAGAAGAATTAAAACAATTTAGACAATGGGGTTCTAAAACACCAGGTCATCCTGAATTTAGACATACTGATGGCGTAGAAGTAACTACTGGTCCACTCGGACAAGGTTTAGCTATGTCAGTTGGTTTAGCTTTAGCTGAAAAACATTTAGCAGGTAAATTCAATAAAGATGATGCTAAAGTTGTTGACCATTACACTTATGTAATTGCTTCAGATGGAGACCTAATGGAAGGTATTTCTCATGAAGCAGCATCATTTGCTGGTCATAATAAATTAGACAAATTAATCGTATTATATGATTCAAATGATATTTCACTTGATGGCGATTTAAATAAAGCCTTCTCTGAAGATGTTAAAAAACGTTTTGAATCATATGGTTGGAACCACATCTTAGTTAAAGATGGTAATGATTTAAATGAAATCGATAAAGCTATCGAAAAAGCTAAAGGCCAAGATGCACCAACAATAATTGAAGTAAAAACAGTTATCGGCTTTGGTGCTCCAAATAAAGAAGGCACACATGGTGTACATGGTGCTCCTTTAGGTGAAGACGAAAGAAAACTTGCACTTGAAAATTATGGTTTAGATCCTGAACAACGTTTTAATGTTCCAGAAGAAGTTTACGAAATCTTCCAAGAAAACATGTTAAAACGTGCAAATGAAAACGAAGAAGCATGGAACAAGTTAGTTGAAGAATATGCTTCTAAATATCCAGAATTAGGCGAAGAATTCAAACTAGCTATCAGTGGTAAATTACCAGAAAATTACCAAGATGCTTTACCTGAATATGAAGCTGGCCACAGTGGTGCTTCTCGTGCTGACTCTGGTGAAGTTATCCAAGCAATCAGTAAAACTGTTCCTTCATTCTTTGGTGGTTCAGCCGATTTAGCTGGTTCAAACAAATCAAACGTTAAAGATTCTAATGACTTTAGTGCAACAACTCCTGAAGGCAAAAACATTTGGTTTGGTGTACGTGAATTTGCAATGGGAGCTGCTGTTAACGGTATGGCTGCACACGGCGGATTACATCCATATGGTGCAACATTCTTCGTATTCAGTGACTACCTAAAACCTGCGTTAAGATTATCAGCAATTATGGGTCTTAACTCAACATTTATTTTCACTCACGACTCAATTGCAGTTGGTGAAGATGGTCCAACACACGAACCTGTTGAACAATTAGCTGGATTACGTGCTATTCCAAATATGAACGTTATTCGTCCAGCTGATGGTAACGAAACTCGTGTAGCTTGGGAAGTAGCATTAGAATCAGAAAAAACACCTACATCATTAGTATTAACTCGTCAAAACTTAACAGCTTTAGATTTACCTAAAGAGGTAGTTGAAGAAGGCGTACGTAAAGGTGCTTATGTTGTATATGAATCTGAAAAAGATGCTGAATTCTTATTATTAGCAACTGGTTCAGAAGTTAACCTAGCTGTAGAGGCAGCTAAAGATCTAGATGCACAAGGTAAGGGTGTACGTGTTGTATCTATGCCTAACTGGCACGCATTCGATCAACAATCAGATGAATATAAAGAATCAGTTATTCCATCATCAATTACTAAACGTGTAGCTATCGAAATGGCTTCATCATTAGGATGGCATAAATATGTAGGTACTGAAGGTAAAGTTATCGGTATCGACACATTTGGTGCTAGTGCTCCTGGTGACTTAGTAGTAGAAAAATATGGTTTCACTAAAGAAAATATTTTAAATCAAATCCAAACATTTTAA
- the rpmG gene encoding 50S ribosomal protein L33 produces MRVNITLACTECGDRNYITTKNKRNNPERIEMKKFCPRLNKYTLHRETK; encoded by the coding sequence TTGCGCGTAAACATAACTTTAGCTTGCACTGAATGCGGCGATCGTAACTATATAACTACGAAAAACAAACGTAATAATCCTGAAAGAATTGAAATGAAAAAATTCTGTCCTAGATTAAACAAATATACGTTACATCGCGAAACGAAGTAA
- the sosA gene encoding DNA damage-induced cell division inhibitor SosA produces the protein MTKQYINQYKTYLIVLLATMILCTIFLLSVDFNNKSEQTYEMTDHKITNQSKGTLANKAKDDENSDKNDEHTPNQTIAIIR, from the coding sequence ATGACTAAACAATATATAAACCAATATAAAACTTATTTAATCGTACTTTTAGCCACTATGATACTATGCACAATCTTTTTGCTATCAGTAGATTTTAACAATAAATCAGAACAAACGTACGAAATGACAGACCATAAAATAACAAATCAATCTAAGGGAACGTTAGCGAACAAAGCAAAAGATGATGAAAACAGTGACAAAAATGACGAACATACACCGAACCAAACAATTGCAATTATTCGATAA
- the lexA gene encoding transcriptional repressor LexA, which translates to MRELTKRQTEIFDYIKQIVQSKGYPPSVREIGEAVGLASSSTVHGHLSRLEEKGYIRRDPTKPRAIEIVSELLGEPVNTEETIHVPVIGKVTAGIPITAVENVEEYFPLPEHFTSTHNSDIFILNVVGDSMIEAGILDGDKVIVRSQTIAENGDIIVAMTEENEATVKRFYKEKTRYRLQPENSTMDPIYLDQVTVLGKVVGLFREM; encoded by the coding sequence ATGAGAGAATTAACTAAACGTCAAACAGAAATTTTCGACTATATTAAGCAAATCGTTCAATCTAAAGGATATCCACCTAGTGTTCGTGAAATAGGAGAAGCCGTAGGTCTTGCTTCAAGTTCAACAGTTCATGGACATTTATCTAGATTAGAAGAAAAAGGTTACATTCGTCGTGATCCTACTAAGCCACGTGCTATAGAAATTGTTTCTGAATTATTAGGAGAGCCTGTTAACACTGAAGAAACGATTCATGTACCTGTCATTGGTAAAGTAACTGCAGGTATTCCTATTACCGCAGTAGAAAATGTGGAAGAGTATTTCCCTTTACCCGAACACTTCACGTCAACACATAATAGCGATATCTTTATTCTAAACGTTGTTGGAGATAGTATGATTGAAGCTGGTATTTTAGATGGAGATAAAGTTATTGTCAGAAGTCAAACTATTGCCGAAAACGGAGATATTATTGTAGCTATGACAGAAGAAAATGAAGCTACAGTTAAAAGATTTTATAAAGAAAAAACACGTTATAGACTACAACCAGAAAATAGTACAATGGATCCTATATATTTAGATCAAGTAACAGTACTTGGTAAAGTTGTTGGCTTATTTAGAGAAATGTAA
- the rpsN gene encoding 30S ribosomal protein S14 → MAKKSKIAKEQKREALVNKYYELRKELKAKGDYEALRKLPRDSSPTRLTRRCKVTGRPRGVLRKFEMSRIAFREHAHKGQIPGVKKSSW, encoded by the coding sequence ATGGCAAAAAAATCTAAAATAGCAAAAGAGCAAAAGCGAGAAGCACTCGTTAATAAATATTATGAATTGCGTAAAGAATTGAAAGCGAAAGGTGATTATGAAGCATTACGTAAATTACCACGAGATTCTTCGCCAACTCGTTTAACGCGTCGTTGTAAGGTGACTGGCCGACCTAGAGGTGTGTTGAGAAAATTCGAAATGTCTAGAATTGCATTTCGTGAACATGCGCATAAAGGTCAAATCCCCGGCGTTAAAAAATCTAGTTGGTAA
- a CDS encoding DUF896 domain-containing protein, with the protein MSNKEVDIDRINELAKKKKETGLTEAEAKEQSKLREAYLQSFRKGFKQQIENTRVIDPEGNDVTPDKVKQKLDEKNETEQDNNKN; encoded by the coding sequence ATGAGTAATAAAGAAGTTGATATTGATAGAATTAACGAATTAGCAAAAAAGAAAAAAGAAACAGGTTTAACAGAAGCCGAAGCTAAAGAACAATCAAAGCTTAGAGAAGCATATTTACAATCATTTAGAAAAGGTTTCAAACAACAAATTGAAAATACAAGAGTCATTGATCCAGAGGGTAATGATGTTACTCCTGATAAAGTTAAACAGAAATTAGATGAAAAAAATGAAACTGAACAAGATAATAACAAAAACTAA
- a CDS encoding Cof-type HAD-IIB family hydrolase, with the protein MGNYKLVVMDMDDTLMNHENEVSEETKDYLIRIQEEGYKVVLASGRPTEGMLPTARLLNLDKHQSHVISYNGGKTINVASEDVEVNRPVSKENFDLIVDYCRRNDFFVLTYKDGHIIYEGEHEYMNIESELTGLPMKKVDDIKTYIQEDVPKVMGVDYVPNIVKALDSLNGYFNEDIDVTTSKPYFLEFMATGVSKGNAVTLLCEKLDIDLSQVVAFGDSPNDISMLEIVGRSYAMDNANDQVKSIADEVTLSNAENGIPHALKQLL; encoded by the coding sequence ATGGGAAATTATAAATTAGTAGTTATGGATATGGACGATACTCTAATGAATCATGAGAATGAAGTAAGTGAAGAAACGAAAGATTACTTAATTCGTATTCAAGAAGAGGGCTATAAAGTTGTCTTAGCTTCTGGTAGACCGACTGAAGGGATGTTACCCACTGCACGTTTATTAAATCTAGACAAACACCAAAGTCACGTCATTAGTTATAATGGTGGGAAAACAATAAATGTCGCATCTGAAGATGTAGAAGTGAATAGACCAGTATCTAAAGAAAATTTTGATTTAATTGTAGATTATTGTCGTAGAAATGACTTCTTTGTATTAACTTATAAAGATGGACATATCATCTATGAAGGTGAACACGAATATATGAATATTGAATCCGAATTAACGGGTTTGCCTATGAAAAAGGTAGATGACATTAAAACATATATTCAAGAAGATGTGCCAAAAGTCATGGGTGTAGACTATGTACCTAATATTGTTAAAGCATTAGATTCGTTAAATGGCTATTTTAATGAGGATATAGATGTTACTACAAGTAAACCTTACTTTCTTGAGTTTATGGCAACAGGTGTGTCTAAAGGTAACGCAGTCACTTTATTGTGTGAAAAATTAGATATAGACCTTTCCCAAGTTGTAGCCTTTGGAGATAGTCCTAATGACATTTCTATGCTTGAAATAGTTGGGCGTTCATATGCAATGGATAATGCGAATGATCAAGTGAAATCTATCGCAGATGAAGTAACATTAAGTAATGCCGAAAATGGCATTCCTCACGCTTTAAAACAGCTATTATAA
- a CDS encoding CAP domain-containing protein: MLNIRKLLFYIVLFLGLIIVLPIKEPDFMTHIQQQARTKVDAWTNNSNTANNELKVPSKQEFALNNIQMNMTKAQVESKIGKAQRITTNEYGTKWYSYHTKDYHDFVMVSYIDNKVNGLYTNQNVISSQSQIKYGSPKNVVRQRLGKPITEKRKGNVLYEIDNKEYDTFKKHNIYTTAFYDKHNDNNLTSILLVSNQMENRLRSQYGAPSDDLQKSFELQNFDLVNAERVQHNLSTLTYNAAISNTARKHSKDMAKQNYFDHTDLNGNSPFDRLKSDNIDFNAAGENLAYGQVDSIYAHEGLMNSLGHRKNILRPTYNKLGVGVAFNSDKQPYWTENYTN; this comes from the coding sequence GTGTTAAACATCCGAAAACTATTATTTTATATTGTTCTATTTCTAGGGTTAATAATTGTTTTACCTATTAAAGAACCTGACTTTATGACGCATATCCAACAGCAAGCAAGAACAAAAGTAGATGCTTGGACGAATAATAGCAATACTGCTAATAATGAATTAAAAGTTCCAAGTAAGCAGGAATTTGCGTTAAATAATATTCAAATGAATATGACCAAAGCACAGGTTGAAAGTAAAATAGGTAAAGCACAAAGGATAACAACGAACGAATACGGTACGAAATGGTATAGTTATCATACAAAAGACTATCATGATTTTGTTATGGTTAGTTACATTGATAATAAAGTTAATGGTTTATATACGAACCAAAACGTAATATCATCGCAATCTCAGATAAAATATGGTTCTCCTAAAAATGTAGTGCGTCAACGGTTAGGAAAACCAATTACTGAAAAGCGTAAAGGTAACGTACTATACGAAATTGATAATAAAGAATATGATACCTTTAAAAAACATAATATATATACAACAGCATTTTATGACAAACACAATGATAATAATTTAACATCAATATTATTGGTAAGTAATCAAATGGAAAATCGTTTGCGTAGTCAATATGGAGCGCCATCAGATGATTTACAAAAAAGTTTCGAGCTACAAAATTTTGACCTTGTTAATGCTGAGCGTGTGCAACATAACTTATCAACTTTAACTTATAATGCCGCTATATCTAATACTGCACGAAAACATAGTAAAGATATGGCGAAGCAAAATTATTTTGATCATACAGACTTAAATGGTAATTCACCGTTCGATAGACTTAAGTCAGACAACATTGATTTTAATGCAGCCGGAGAGAATTTAGCCTACGGTCAAGTTGATAGCATATATGCACACGAAGGATTAATGAATTCACTAGGTCATCGAAAAAATATTTTGCGCCCGACCTACAATAAGCTTGGCGTAGGTGTAGCATTCAATTCTGATAAACAACCATATTGGACTGAAAATTATACCAATTAA